One Ignavibacterium sp. DNA segment encodes these proteins:
- the pgeF gene encoding peptidoglycan editing factor PgeF — MFILKPYIFNKFPELIFGFSTIISKNAKPPFYFNLSFSVGDDKIIVEQNRKEFLEQIGLTENSVSFQRQIHSDIIKTVNHSGDCGQSDALITNKTGLGLAVIIADCTPIFIYDNQNKVIAAVHAGWRGTEQNILGKTLYQLSKEFNSIPKDLNVYVGPSISQNNYEVGEEVAEKFEKKYLIRSDKKHLLDVSGANYDTLLEFGIPKVQIQRSVLCTFEYRELFHSYRRDGNLSGRSIGVIAIRD, encoded by the coding sequence ATGTTTATTCTTAAACCATACATATTTAACAAATTTCCGGAGCTGATTTTTGGATTCAGTACCATTATTTCCAAAAATGCCAAACCTCCTTTTTATTTTAATCTTTCTTTTTCAGTTGGTGATGATAAAATAATTGTTGAGCAAAACCGCAAAGAGTTTTTGGAACAAATAGGATTAACCGAAAATTCTGTAAGCTTTCAAAGACAAATTCATTCAGATATAATTAAAACAGTTAATCACAGCGGAGATTGCGGACAGAGTGATGCATTGATTACTAATAAAACAGGACTTGGATTGGCAGTTATCATTGCTGATTGTACACCAATATTTATTTATGATAACCAAAATAAAGTAATTGCAGCAGTTCATGCCGGTTGGAGAGGTACTGAACAAAATATTTTAGGTAAGACACTGTATCAGCTCTCAAAAGAATTTAATTCAATACCTAAAGATCTTAATGTTTATGTTGGACCGTCAATTTCACAAAACAATTATGAAGTAGGTGAAGAAGTTGCAGAAAAGTTTGAGAAAAAGTATTTGATCAGATCTGATAAAAAACACTTACTTGATGTAAGCGGTGCGAATTATGATACTTTGCTGGAGTTTGGAATTCCTAAAGTTCAAATACAAAGATCAGTCCTTTGTACATTTGAATATAGAGAATTATTTCATTCTTACAGACGTGATGGAAATCTTTCCGGCAGGTCTATTGGTGTAATTGCAATTAGGGATTAA
- the folK gene encoding 2-amino-4-hydroxy-6-hydroxymethyldihydropteridine diphosphokinase — MSEKLNIAFIGLGSNIGNRLENLQRSVSCIRLLDNTKVKSVSSVYETLPFGKIKQSDFYNAVIKIETEYKPKELLKELKKIEKKIGRVKRQRWGPREIDLDILIFNDLILSDEIITLPHKGIIYRDFVLVPLVEIEPGLINPVYNKRYKDFIDELENKYITKKLSDKLIMENINLGCI, encoded by the coding sequence ATGTCTGAAAAATTAAATATTGCATTTATTGGTTTAGGCAGTAATATTGGTAATCGTCTTGAAAATTTACAACGGTCTGTTTCGTGCATAAGGCTTTTGGATAATACAAAAGTTAAATCTGTATCCTCAGTTTATGAAACATTACCATTTGGAAAAATAAAACAATCTGATTTTTATAACGCAGTTATTAAAATAGAAACAGAATATAAACCAAAGGAATTGCTGAAGGAATTAAAAAAAATTGAAAAAAAAATCGGCAGAGTTAAAAGACAAAGATGGGGTCCAAGGGAAATTGATCTGGATATTTTAATATTTAATGATTTAATTTTATCGGATGAAATTATAACTTTACCGCATAAAGGTATTATTTATCGTGATTTTGTGCTTGTTCCATTAGTTGAAATTGAACCCGGACTTATCAACCCGGTTTATAATAAAAGATATAAAGACTTTATTGATGAACTTGAAAATAAATATATAACTAAAAAAT
- the surE gene encoding 5'/3'-nucleotidase SurE, translating to MRILVSNDDGIDSAGIHSLAEALKEIAEVTVVAPHKEQSAVGHAITMQTPLRVFEYQKNGSFFGYAVDGTPADCIKIGIRNLMAVPPDLVISGINHGSNTAINIIYSGTVSAAREGAIMEVPSIAISVASYRVLDFSYAAKIAKHLAQEVYKRKLPLGTMLNVNVPNLPEKEIKGIVLTKQGKSKWDDTYEKRIDPYGRNYYWLTGSLMAVDINPDLDQAAIKNNYVSITPIHFDLTDYNTFDQMQSWKIENLLNGR from the coding sequence TTGAGGATTTTAGTTTCAAACGACGATGGAATCGATTCGGCAGGAATTCACTCTTTGGCTGAAGCATTAAAAGAAATTGCAGAAGTAACAGTTGTTGCTCCTCATAAAGAACAAAGCGCAGTAGGTCATGCAATAACGATGCAAACACCTTTACGGGTTTTTGAGTATCAGAAAAATGGAAGTTTTTTCGGCTATGCTGTTGATGGAACACCAGCTGATTGCATTAAAATAGGAATAAGAAATCTTATGGCTGTTCCGCCTGATTTGGTTATTTCTGGAATAAATCACGGATCGAATACTGCAATAAATATTATATACTCAGGAACAGTTTCAGCAGCACGCGAAGGGGCAATAATGGAGGTACCTTCTATTGCAATTTCTGTTGCAAGTTATCGGGTATTGGATTTTTCTTATGCGGCAAAAATCGCAAAACATCTTGCTCAGGAAGTTTATAAAAGAAAACTTCCTTTGGGTACAATGCTAAATGTTAATGTACCTAATCTCCCTGAAAAAGAAATCAAAGGAATAGTTCTTACTAAACAAGGTAAATCCAAGTGGGATGACACTTATGAAAAAAGAATTGATCCTTATGGCAGAAATTATTATTGGCTTACCGGCAGTTTAATGGCTGTAGATATTAATCCTGATCTTGATCAGGCTGCTATAAAAAATAATTATGTTTCGATAACACCTATTCATTTTGATCTTACCGATTATAATACTTTTGATCAAATGCAGAGCTGGAAAATTGAAAATTTATTGAATGGAAGGTAA
- a CDS encoding LytR C-terminal domain-containing protein, which translates to MDNKEKKFLTTGTDIYSEKSTRLFFIIASSVLSLIALFLLINIFEKTGVLNSDPQEESKPQNVQQLIQVEILNGCGIAGAGNALTDLLRKKNIDVVKTGNYQSFNVDNTFIIDRTNNIETAFRVADSLNLNKRFIITEINKGLFIDLTIVIGKDYSKYFQISGS; encoded by the coding sequence TTGGATAATAAAGAAAAAAAGTTTTTAACTACAGGCACAGATATATACTCAGAAAAAAGCACCCGACTATTTTTTATTATTGCCTCATCAGTTTTATCTCTTATTGCATTATTCCTTTTAATAAACATCTTTGAGAAAACAGGAGTTTTAAATTCCGATCCACAAGAAGAGTCCAAGCCGCAAAATGTCCAGCAGCTGATTCAAGTTGAAATTTTAAATGGCTGTGGAATTGCCGGTGCAGGAAATGCACTAACTGATTTACTTAGGAAAAAAAATATTGATGTTGTTAAAACCGGTAACTATCAATCTTTTAATGTTGATAATACTTTTATTATTGATAGGACAAATAATATTGAAACAGCATTTAGAGTTGCTGATTCATTAAATCTAAATAAACGATTTATCATTACTGAAATAAACAAAGGTCTTTTTATTGATTTGACAATTGTTATTGGTAAAGACTATAGTAAATATTTTCAAATAAGCGGGAGCTGA
- the rsfS gene encoding ribosome silencing factor, whose product MNSKKIAEQITNLIFNKKGYDVKIIDLQKITSFADYFVICSADSDTQVKAIADEIDEGLREEGIKYWHKEGMAALSWVLLDYVDVVVHIFKKESREFYNIEKLWGDAPVFDIQDPIVAKKEIVKSKPKTVKKAATSKSKKLK is encoded by the coding sequence TTGAATTCCAAAAAAATTGCTGAGCAAATAACTAACCTAATATTTAATAAAAAAGGTTATGATGTTAAAATAATAGATCTTCAGAAGATTACATCTTTTGCTGATTATTTCGTGATTTGTTCTGCTGATTCTGATACTCAGGTTAAAGCAATTGCAGATGAAATTGATGAAGGGCTTAGAGAAGAAGGGATTAAATACTGGCATAAAGAAGGAATGGCTGCATTAAGCTGGGTGTTGTTGGATTACGTTGATGTTGTAGTACACATATTTAAAAAAGAATCGAGAGAATTTTATAATATTGAAAAATTGTGGGGAGACGCTCCGGTATTTGATATTCAGGATCCGATTGTAGCGAAGAAGGAAATCGTTAAATCAAAACCAAAAACTGTTAAAAAAGCTGCAACTTCTAAATCAAAAAAACTAAAATAA
- the folB gene encoding dihydroneopterin aldolase, translating into MQNIIRIKKAAFYGYHGVMSEEQSVGGKFEADVDIYTNFANAAKHDSLHETIDYQKVYKVLYHLALEQKYYLIESVADKIADELLNKFSEIDKIAVRVRKNNPPLGGVVDCVEVEVIKDRDDLKN; encoded by the coding sequence ATGCAAAATATCATTCGCATTAAAAAAGCAGCATTTTATGGTTATCACGGTGTTATGAGTGAAGAACAGAGTGTTGGTGGTAAATTTGAAGCTGATGTTGATATTTATACTAATTTTGCTAATGCTGCAAAACATGATTCATTACACGAAACTATAGACTATCAAAAAGTTTACAAAGTGCTTTATCATCTTGCATTGGAGCAGAAGTATTATTTAATTGAATCTGTTGCTGATAAAATTGCTGATGAACTATTAAATAAATTTTCAGAGATTGATAAGATTGCTGTAAGAGTCAGAAAAAATAATCCTCCCCTTGGCGGTGTGGTTGATTGTGTAGAAGTTGAAGTTATCAAAGACAGGGATGATCTAAAAAATTGA
- a CDS encoding ComF family protein, which produces MVYKKKIGYALVMFGSLNNHALSVWDLILPRFCCSCKSKLKTLEKSLCNICFARINEIDDLRLQIEFDRKFADKKIISDLFSPFLFEKDKELQHAIHSLKYENKFRTGLFFGEIIANKISTRRPNWLFDIIIPIPLHKLKETERGYNQSYYIAKGINKSAGIKLSKTAVKRSKYTESQTALNIIEREENIHGAFKVTNKKKVSDKSILIIDDVITTGATISECGRVLLEAGAKKLFAASIALAG; this is translated from the coding sequence ATGGTTTATAAGAAAAAGATCGGGTATGCTTTAGTTATGTTTGGTTCGCTTAATAACCACGCGCTTTCGGTTTGGGATTTGATACTGCCCAGATTTTGCTGTTCTTGTAAAAGTAAATTAAAGACATTAGAAAAATCTCTTTGCAACATTTGCTTTGCAAGAATTAACGAAATTGATGATTTAAGACTGCAGATTGAATTCGATAGAAAATTTGCAGATAAAAAAATAATATCTGATTTATTCTCTCCATTCTTGTTTGAAAAAGACAAAGAACTACAGCACGCAATTCATTCACTTAAATATGAAAATAAATTTCGCACAGGATTATTTTTTGGAGAAATTATTGCAAACAAAATTTCCACCCGAAGACCTAATTGGCTATTTGACATTATAATTCCAATTCCTTTGCACAAGTTAAAGGAAACTGAACGGGGATATAATCAATCATATTATATTGCTAAAGGGATAAATAAATCGGCAGGAATTAAACTGAGTAAAACAGCTGTCAAACGAAGTAAATATACTGAGTCTCAAACTGCACTTAATATTATTGAACGTGAAGAAAATATTCATGGAGCATTTAAGGTAACAAATAAGAAAAAAGTATCTGATAAATCTATTCTGATAATAGATGATGTTATTACAACAGGTGCAACAATTTCTGAATGCGGAAGAGTATTGCTTGAAGCAGGAGCTAAAAAACTATTTGCTGCATCAATTGCTTTAGCAGGTTAA
- the argS gene encoding arginine--tRNA ligase: MKNYLISIFKEAESEIPALKEIPITFEKPKLAEHGDISTNAAMLLSKKLKNNPRAIAQQILDSLKINPEVIFKTEIAGPGFINFFFTKEYVTYIVKKILDKKENFGKSEKHAGKKANVEFVSANPTGPLTVGHGRNAVVGDTVANLLEWVGYDVDREYYFNNAGRQMRVLGDSVKLRYLETIGEQISFPDDYYQGEYIKEIAMHLYIKYGNSIKNEDPEGIFKDTAENEIFFDIKKSLENLGIVHKIFFNENTLYQEGKITELLDYFNAHNLTYEKDGAVWLKLKSLGQPEDKVIIKSTGEPTYRLPDIAYHAVKINRGYDLLIDVFGSDHNATYPDVMAGLKALGLDSEKVKVMIQQFVTIMDGNEVVKMSTRKANYITLDELNSEVGKDAVRYFFNMRNINSHMVFDLSIAKKKSDENPVFYVQYAHARIFSILNRVKEVQLEISINNLDLLVHEDEQHLIKTLFQFEEEVEISADGLETHRICSYLYELAAAYHRFNKSCRILGTETKLAEARLALSYAAMIVIKNGLSILGVSAPEEM, from the coding sequence TTGAAAAACTATCTAATTTCCATTTTCAAAGAAGCAGAATCCGAGATACCTGCTTTAAAAGAAATTCCAATTACTTTTGAAAAACCTAAACTTGCCGAACATGGTGATATTTCTACAAATGCGGCAATGCTGCTTTCAAAAAAACTTAAAAACAATCCACGAGCTATAGCTCAACAAATATTAGATTCATTAAAAATAAACCCAGAAGTAATTTTTAAAACTGAAATTGCCGGACCAGGCTTTATCAACTTCTTCTTTACAAAGGAATACGTTACATACATCGTAAAAAAAATTCTTGATAAAAAAGAAAATTTCGGGAAATCAGAAAAACATGCCGGTAAGAAGGCAAATGTTGAATTTGTTTCTGCAAATCCTACCGGACCATTAACAGTTGGACATGGACGCAATGCTGTTGTAGGTGATACTGTAGCAAATCTTTTAGAGTGGGTTGGATATGATGTTGATCGTGAGTATTATTTTAATAATGCCGGCAGACAAATGCGGGTTTTAGGCGATTCTGTTAAACTAAGATATTTAGAAACCATTGGTGAGCAAATCTCTTTTCCTGATGATTATTATCAAGGCGAATATATAAAAGAGATTGCAATGCATTTGTATATCAAATACGGAAATTCAATTAAGAATGAAGACCCCGAAGGAATCTTTAAGGACACTGCAGAAAATGAAATTTTCTTTGATATAAAAAAATCTTTGGAAAATCTTGGCATTGTTCATAAAATATTTTTTAACGAGAATACATTATACCAGGAAGGAAAGATTACTGAGCTTTTGGATTATTTCAATGCTCATAATCTAACTTATGAAAAGGATGGAGCAGTATGGTTAAAATTGAAATCACTTGGTCAGCCTGAAGACAAAGTAATTATTAAAAGTACCGGCGAGCCTACTTACCGCCTGCCTGATATTGCATATCACGCAGTAAAAATTAATCGTGGATATGATTTGTTAATTGATGTTTTCGGTTCAGACCATAATGCTACTTATCCCGATGTTATGGCAGGGCTTAAAGCTTTAGGGTTAGATTCTGAAAAAGTAAAAGTGATGATCCAGCAGTTTGTTACAATTATGGATGGAAATGAAGTTGTAAAAATGTCAACAAGAAAAGCTAATTACATAACTCTTGATGAATTGAACAGTGAAGTTGGTAAAGATGCTGTAAGATATTTTTTTAATATGCGTAATATCAATTCGCATATGGTTTTTGATTTATCAATAGCCAAAAAGAAATCGGATGAAAATCCGGTTTTCTATGTTCAATATGCACACGCAAGAATATTTTCAATATTAAATCGTGTAAAAGAAGTTCAGTTGGAAATCTCAATTAATAACCTTGATCTTCTTGTACACGAAGATGAACAGCATTTAATCAAAACCCTTTTTCAATTTGAAGAAGAAGTTGAAATAAGCGCCGATGGTTTAGAGACCCATAGAATTTGTTCTTATTTATATGAGCTTGCAGCAGCATATCATCGTTTTAACAAATCCTGCAGGATACTTGGGACTGAGACTAAATTGGCTGAGGCACGATTAGCTTTGTCTTATGCAGCGATGATTGTTATAAAAAACGGATTAAGTATTCTTGGTGTTTCAGCACCTGAAGAGATGTAA